A window of the Branchiostoma lanceolatum isolate klBraLanc5 chromosome 13, klBraLanc5.hap2, whole genome shotgun sequence genome harbors these coding sequences:
- the LOC136446713 gene encoding titin-like isoform X19, whose amino-acid sequence MAEGGDAATVAHEAGNAVQETPKAEPEKAAAAAEPAAPAEPAEPTVRTIVLTGHGGYDKLSVQQKPQPKAGKGEVLVRVKAAGLNFSELMVRQGLHDRMTKPPVVLGMEAAGVIEELGEDVSGLEVGQNVICLAQTGMWREIVAVPATNVFIMPDEMSYEEGAAIPLSYLTAYFMLFDFGNLRPGKSLLVHIAAGGVGWAATQLAKTVDNVTVFGTASASKHDAIKENGVDHPIDYRTRDYSEEIKNISPKGVDVVLDPLGGADTSKGLQLLRPMGKIVTYGSANMVKGENRNLMKMAKTLWQSTSVSPVSLVKTNKAIAGFQLAHLTGEIELVRSAFQDILNMYKDGKIKPRIDSVWAFEQVAEAMQQMNERRNIGKVILSPEKEPTKPAEGDAAPTSPLKKKKPSLFRRLSKRASRSKDEGEKKDEVKKLRARLSGGDPNIEDSDKIVNDKIGAAEDKIGDISKKVDGKVGDAEKAAEETAKKVEDKVEDKVEEGKDKAEDAKKAVVAQVEQTAAKLPENGTSAKIAVDDIFKEAEAKVDGNIQKSTKGKTADTKAHNVKKEPAIQKAKQSTKDSFPNSISEVSLPKKVGHKDLHKREIGKLFKPKSKMPKKTLEFVKGDVHKEDVIEEEPIIKKAVVKDLSPKQIVKKFQNNFAEDEISKKAVPEKIETGTSKESEDISSSDVWVRQDSEKVPKEVVKEEVPKTVVKEVVPEEVVTEEVPKEVVPEVVPKEVVEEEVVKEVVKEVVPKEVVPKEVVKEVVKEVVPKEVVKEVVPKEVVPKEVVKKVVKEVVPKEVVEEVVKEVVPKEVFPEVVPKEVVEEEVVKEVVKEVVPKEVVPKEVVEEAVDKEVVEEAVPKEVVEEEVVKEVVKEVVPKEVVPKEVVKEVVKEVVPKKVVKEVVPKELVKEVVPKEVVKEVVKEVVPEEVVKEVVPKEVVKEVVPKEVVKEVVPKEVVKEVVPKEVVPKEVVKEVVKKVMKEVVPKKVVKEVVPKEVVKEVPVVPKEIVKKEDVKKVVKKVAPKNVLKKVVPMDAVEEEVVKEEVEEEVVKEVVPKEVVKEVVPKEVVREVVPKEVVKDVVKEVVPKKVVKEVVPKKVVKEVVPKEVVVDVVPKEVVKDVVPKEVMKEVVPKEVLKEVVPKEVVKDVVKEVVPKEVVKDVVPKEVVKEVVKKVMKEVVPKKVVEEVVPKEVVKDVVPKEVVPKEVVKEVVPKEVVEEVVPKEVVKEVVKEVVPKEVVKDVVPKEVVKEVVPKEVVEEVVPKEVVKEVVKEVVPKEVVKDVVPKEVVKEVVPKDVVPKEVVKEVVPKKVVPKEVLEEEVVKKVVKEAVPKEAVPKEVVEEEVVKKALKEVVPKEVVEEEVVEKVVKEVVPKEVVPEVVPKEVVEDEVKEVVPKEVVPKEVVKEVVPKKVVKEVVKDVVPKKVVKEVVPKKVVKEVVPKKVVKEVVPKEVVKEVVPKEVVKEVVPKEVVKEVVKEVVPKEVVKEVVKKVMKEVVPKKVVKEVVPKEVVKEVPVVPKEIVKKEDVKKVVKKVAPKNVLKKVVPMDAVEEEVVKEEVEEEVVKEVVPKEVVKEVVPKEVVREVVPKEVVKDVVPKEVVKDVVPKEVMKEVVPKEVVKEVVPKEVVKDVVKEVVPKEVVKEVVKEVVPKEVVKEVVKKVMKEVVPKKVVEEVVPKEVVKDVVPKEVVPKEVVPKKVVKEVVPKEVVEEVVPKEVVKEVVKEVVPKEVVKDVVPKEVVKEVVPKDVVPKEVVKEVVPKKVVPKEVLEEEVVKKVVKEAVPKEAVPKEVVPKEVVEEEVVKKALKEVVPKEVVEEEVVEKVVKKVVPKEVVPEVVPKEVVEDEVKEVVKEVVPKEVVPKEVVPKEVVKEVVPKKVVKEVVKDVVPKKVVKDVVPKKVVKDVVPKKVVKEVVPKKVVKEVVPKKVVKEVVPKKVVKEVVPKKVVKEVVPKKVVKEVVPKKVVKEVVPKKVVEEVVPKEVVPKKVVKEVVPKEVVEEVVPREVVEEVVPREVVEEDPVVPKEIVKEEDVKKVVKKVAPKKVLKKVVPMEAVEVEVVKEEVPKEVVEEVVPKEVVKDVVPKEVVKEVVLKEVVKEVVPKEVAKEVVPKEVVKEVVPKEVVKEVLVVPREIVKEENVKKVVKKVAPKKVLKKVAMDAVEEEVVKEEVEEEVVKEVVPKEVVKEVVPKEVLKEYVKEVVPKEVVPKEVVPKEVVPKEVVEEEVVKDVVKEVVLKEVVEEEVVKEVVPKEVVEEEVVKEVVPKEVVEEEVLKDVVPKEIVPKEIVPKEVVPKKEVPKEVVKKLVPKQVMKILDPKKVVKEAVPKKVVKKVVPKQVMKILDPKKVVKDLVPKEDVKKVVLREVVEEEVVKKVVKKEVPKKVLKEVVPKEDVKEVVLKEIVKEAETVVGDVVNKALANIVDESVPEEDKIVIQKSKKEEATPKEITQNMIIEGNNKETASEILKENPLKDVQNCGELTEKEKVVTKEKHQTPTVEAVVNGENKTTPLNGINDVMYTKAFVAETKTLVKKPMSKRINDGSSGHSLPNLKQYPRIENGPHIVKIECEDSEVESDYESMENSNEVKSYIRSSEHFGGARQTGGTGKAETVEAQGGESEGKDPVLVVRLGMASPNSLAKLGTKAVEDLNGVAEDVENVEEKLEEGKEKAEDVIQQTEEKVDEAVKQEEAPTEPDTQEEKKDEAPAEEPEKIEVAVENPAETDDAKAAAADIVADEKPVENEEKADGVASQEI is encoded by the exons GTTGGCCAGAATGTCATCTGCCTGGCACAAACGGGGATGTGGCGCGAGATCGTGGCTGTGCCCGCCACCAACGTGTTCATCATGCCCGATGAGATGTCGTATGAGGAGGGCGCCGCCATCCCGCTCAGCTACCTGACCGCGTACTTCATGCTGTTCGACTTTGGGAACCTGCGGCCCGGGAAGAGCCTGCTCGTACACATCGCTGCAG GTGGGGTTGGCTGGGCCGCTACGCAGCTTGCCAAGACAGTCGACAACGTCACAGTGTTCGGCACAGCCTCCGCCTCCAAACACGACGCCATCAAGGAGAACGGCGTGGACCACCCCATCGACTACCGGACGAGAGACTACTCCGAGGAGATCAAGAACATCAGCCCCAAAG gTGTGGACGTTGTCCTGGACCCGCTGGGAGGTGCAGACACATCCAAGGGTCTGCAGCTGCTCAGACCAATGGGAAAGATCGTCACTTATG GTTCAGCCAACATGGTGAAGGGAGAGAACAGGAATCTGATGAAGATGGCCAAGACCCTGTGGCAGTCCACCTCAGTCAGCCCTGTGTCGCTGGTCAAGACCAACAAGGCCATTGCTGGCTTCCAACTTGCACACCTCACAG GTGAAATTGAGCTTGTACGCAGTGCCTTCCAAGATATCCTGAACATGTACAAGGACGGGAAGATCAAGCCACGCATTGACTCTGTCTGGGCCTTCGAGCAG GTTGCCGAGGCGATGCAGCAGATGAACGAGCGGCGGAACATCGGCAAGGTCATCCTGTCGCCCGAGAAGGAGCCGACGAAGCCGGCCGAGGGCGACGCCGCGCCAACGTCACCCCTCAAGAAGAAGAAACCATCACTCTTCCGGCGACTGTCCAAGCGAGCATCGCGGTCCAAGGACGAGGGAGAGAAGAAGGATGAAGTTAAG AAACTAAGGGCACGGCTTTCCGGGGGCGATCCCAACATAGAGGACTCAGACAAG ATTGTAAATGACAAAATTGGTGCGGCTGAAGACAAGATTGGAGATATTTCCAAG AAGGTAGATGGGAAAGTTGGTGATGCGGAGAAAGCTGCAGAGGAAACTGCAAAG AAAGTAGAGGACAAAGTTGAAGACAAAGTTGAAGAAGGCAAAGACAAGGCGGAAGATGCCAAAAAG GCAGTGGTGGCTCAGGTCGAACAGACAGCAGCGAAACTCCCAGAGAATGGAACGTCTGCAAAGATCGCTGTAGATGACATATTTAAGGAAGCAGAGGCAAAAGTTGATGGAAATATACAG AAGTCAACAAAAGGGAAGACTGCTGACACCAAAGCTCACAACGTTAAAAAAGAACCAGCAATTCAGAAAGCAAAACAATCTACAAAGGACTCTTTTCCAAATTCCATCTCTGAAGTAAGCCTTCCAAAAAAAGTTGGCCACAAAGACCTACATAAAAGAGAAATAGGTAAACTTTTCAAGCCTAAAAGcaaaatgcctaaaaagacTCTAGAATTTGTCAAGGGTGATGTTCATAAGGAGGATGTGATCGAAGAAGAACCAATCATTAAGAAGGCCGTGGTTAAAGATTTAAGCCCCAAGCAAATTGTGAAGAAGTTTCAAAACAACTTTGCAGAGGATGAAATCTCTAAGAAGGCAGTTCCTGAGAAAATTGAGACAGGAACTTCGAAAGAGTCTGAAGACATATCCTCTTCAGATGTTTGGGTAAGACAGGATAGTGAAAaagtccccaaggaagttgtgaaagAAGAAGTCCCCAAGACAGTTGTAAAGGAAGTAGTTCCCGAGGAAGTTGTGACTGAAGaagtccccaaggaagttgttccagaagttgtccccaaggaagttgtggaggaagaagttgtgaaggaagttgtgaaggaagtagtccccaaggaagttgttcccaaggaagttgtgaaggaagttgtaaaggaagttgtccccaaggaagttgtgaaggaagtagtccccaaggaagttgtccccaaggaagttgtgaagaaagttgtgaaggaagttgtccccaaggaagttgtggaggaagttgtgaaggaagttgtccccaaggaagtttttccagaagttgtccccaaggaagttgtggaggaagaagttgttaaggaagttgtgaaggaagttgtccccaaggaagttgtccccaaggaagttgtggagGAAGCAGTTGATAAGGAAGTTGTGGAGGAAgctgtccccaaggaagttgtggaggaagaagttgttaaggaagttgtgaaggaagttgtccccaaggaagttgtccccaaggaagttgttaaggaagttgtgaaggaagttgtccccaagaaaGTTGtaaaggaagttgtccccaaggaacttgtgaaggaagttgtccccaaggaagttgttaAGGAAGTTGTGAAAGAAGTTGTCCCCGAGGAAGTTGtaaaggaagttgtccccaaggaagttgtgaaggaagttgtccccaaggaagttgtgaaggaagttgtccccaaggaagttgtgaaggaagttgtccccaaggaagttgtccccaaggaagttgtgaaggaagttgttaAGAAAGTtatgaaggaagttgtccccaagaaagttgtgaaggaagttgtccccaaggaagttgtgaaggaagtaccGGTAGTCCCCAAAGAAATTGTGAAGAAAGAAGATGTTAAGAAAGTTGTGAAAAAGGTAGCCCCTAAGAATGTTCTAAAGAAAGTAGTCCCCATGGACGCTGTGGAGGAAGAAgttgtcaaagaagaagttgaggaggaagttgtgaaggaagttgtcccaaaggaagttgtgaaagaagttgtccccaaggaagttgtgagGGAAGTTGTCCcaaaggaagttgtgaaggacgttgtgaaggaagttgtccccaagaaagttgtgaaggaagttgtccccaagaaagttgtgaaggaagttgtcccaaAAGAAGTTGTGGTGGacgttgtccccaaggaagttgtgaaggacgttgtccccaaggaagttatgaaggaagttgtccccaaggaagttttgaaggaagttgtccccaaggaagttgtgaaggacgttgtgaaggaagttgtcccaaaggaagttgtgaaggacgttgtccccaaggaagttgtgaaggaagttgttaAGAAAGTtatgaaggaagttgtccccaagaaagttgtggaggaagttgtccccaaggaagttgtgaaggacgttgtccccaaggaagttgtccccaaggaagttgtgaaggaagttgtccccaaggaagttgtggaggaagttgtccccaaggaagttgtgaaggaagttgtgaaggaagttgtcccaaaggaagttgtgaaggacgttgtccccaaggaagttgtgaaggaagttgtccccaaggaagttgtggaggaagttgtccccaaggaagttgtgaaggaagttgtgaaggaagttgtcccaaaggaagttgtgaaggacgttgtccccaaggaagttgtgaaggaagttgtcccaaaggacgttgtccccaaggaagttgtgaaggaagttgtccccaagaaagttgtccccaaggaagttctGGAGGAAGAAGTTGTTaagaaagttgtgaaggaagcTGTCCCCAAGGAAgctgtccccaaggaagttgtggagGAAGAAGTTGTTAAGAAAGCTctgaaggaagttgtcccaaAGGAAGTTGTGGAGGAAGAAGTTGTAGagaaagttgtgaaggaagttgtccccaaggaagttgttccagaagttgtccccaaggaagttgtggagGATGAAGTTAAGGAAGTTGTTCCCAAGGAAGtagtccccaaggaagttgtgaaggaagttgtcccaaagaaagttgtgaaggaagttgtgaaggacgTTGTCCCCaagaaagttgtgaaggaagttgtccccaagaaagttgtgaaggaagttgtccccaagaaagttgtgaaggaagttgtccccaaggaagttgtgaaggaagttgtccccaaggaagttgtgaaggaagttgtccccaaggaagttgtgaaggaagttgtgaaggaagttgtccccaaggaagttgtgaaggaagttgttaAGAAAGTtatgaaggaagttgtccccaagaaagttgtgaaggaagttgtccccaaggaagttgtgaaggaagtaccGGTAGTCCCCAAAGAAATTGTGAAGAAAGAAGATGTTAAGAAAGTTGTGAAAAAGGTAGCCCCTAAGAATGTTCTAAAGAAAGTAGTCCCCATGGACGCTGTGGAGGAAGAAgttgtcaaagaagaagttgaggaggaagttgtgaaggaagttgtcccaaaggaagttgtgaaagaagttgtccccaaggaagttgtgagGGAAGTTGTCCcaaaggaagttgtgaaggacgttgtccccaaggaagttgtgaaggacgttgtccccaaggaagttatgaaggaagttgtccccaaggaagttgtgaaggaagttgttccaaaggaagttgtgaaggacgttgtgaaggaagttgtccccaaggaagttgtgaaggaagttgtgaaggaagttgtccccaaggaagttgtgaaggaagttgttaAGAAAGTtatgaaggaagttgtccccaagaaagttgtggaggaagttgtccccaaggaagttgtgaaggacgttgtccccaaggaagttgtccccaaggaagttgtccccaagaaagttgtgaaggaagttgtccccaaggaagttgtggaggaagttgtccccaaggaagttgtgaaggaagttgtgaaggaagttgtcccaaaggaagttgtgaaggacgttgtccccaaggaagttgtgaaggaagttgtcccaaaggacgttgtccccaaggaagttgtgaaggaagttgtccccaagaaagttgtccccaaggaagttctGGAGGAAGAAGTTGTTAAGAAAGTTGTAAAGGAAGCTGTCCCCAAGGAAgctgtccccaaggaagttgtccccaaggaagttgtggagGAAGAAGTTGTTAAGAAAGCTctgaaggaagttgtcccaaAGGAAGTTGTGGAGGAAGAAGTTGTAGAGAAAGTTGTGAAgaaagttgtccccaaggaagttgttccagaagttgtccccaaggaagttgtggagGATGAAGttaaggaagttgtgaaggaagttgttcccaaggaagttgtccccaaggaagtagtccccaaggaagttgtgaaggaagttgtcccaaagaaagttgtgaaggaagttgtgaaggacgTTGTCCCCAAGAAAGTTGTGAAGGACGTTGTCCCCAAGAAAGTTGTGAAGGACGTTGTCCCCaagaaagttgtgaaggaagttgtccccaagaaagttgtgaaggaagttgtccccaagaaagttgtgaaggaagttgtccccaagaaagttgtgaaggaagttgtccccaagaaagttgtgaaggaagttgtccccaagaaagttgtgaaggaagttgtccccaagaaagttgtgaaggaagttgtccccaagaaagttgtggaggaagttgtccccaaggaagttgtccccaagaaagttgtgaaggaagttgtccccaaggaagttgtggagGAAGTTGTCCCCAGGGAAGTTGTGGAGGAAGTTGTCCCCAGGGAAGTTGTGGAGGAAGACCCGGTAGTCCCCAAAGAAATTGTGAAGGAAGAAGATGTTAAGAAAGTTGTGAAAAAGGTAGCCCCTAAGAAGGTTTTAAAGAAAGTAGTCCCCATGGAAGCTGTGGAGGTAGAAgttgtcaaagaagaagtccccaaggaagttgtggaggaagttgtccccaaggaagttgtgaaggacgttgtccccaaggaagttgtgaaagAAGTTGTCCTGAAGGAAGTTGTGAaagaagttgtccccaaggaagttgcgaaagaagttgtccccaaggaagttgtgaaggaagttgtccccaaggaagttgtgaaggaagtactGGTAGTCCCCAGAGAAATTGTGAAGGAAGAAAATGTTAAGAAAGTTGTGAAAAAGGTAGCCCCCAAGAAGGTTTTAAAGAAAGTCGCCATGGATGCTGTGGAGGAAGAAgttgtcaaagaagaagttgagGAGGAAGTTGTGAaagaagttgtccccaaggaagttgtgaaggaagttgtccccaaggaagttttGAAGGAAtatgtgaaggaagttgtccccaaggaagttgtccccaaggaagttgtccccaaggaagttgtccccaaggaagttgtggaggaagaagttgtgaaggatgttgtgaaggaagttgtcctcaaggaagttgtggaggaagaagttgtgaaggaagttgtccccaaggaagttgtggaggaagaagttgtgaaggaagttgtccccaaggaagttgtggagGAAGAAGTTTTGAAGGACGTTGTCCCCAAGGAAATTGTCCCCAAGGAaattgtccccaaggaagttgtccccaagaaaGAAGTGCCCAAAGAAGTTGTGAAGAAACTAGTGCCCAAGCAAGTTATGAAAATATTGGACCCCAAGAAAGTTGTGAAAGAAGCTGTCCCCAAGAAAGTTGTGAAGAAAGTAGTGCCCAAGCAAGTTATGAAAATATTGGACCCCAAGAAAGTTGTGAAGGATCTGGTCCCCAAGGAAGATGTTAAAAAAGTAGTCCTCAGGGAAGTTGTGGAGGAAGAAGTTGTGAAGAAAGTTGTGAAAAAGGAAGTCCCCAAGAAAGTTCTGAAGGAAGTAGTCCCCAAGGAAGATGTGAAGGAAGTTGTGCTCAAGGAAATTGTGAAGGAAGCAGAGACTGTGGTAGGAGATGTAGTAAACAAAGCCCTCGCAAACATAGTAGACGAGTCAGTTCCTGAAGAAGATAAGATTGTCATTCAAAAAAGCAAGAAGGAGGAGGCTACACCAAAAGAGATAACTCAGAATATGATAATTGAAGGTAATAATAAAGAAACTGCCAGTGAAATTTTGAAGGAAAATCCTCTCAAAGATGTTCAAAACTGTGGAGAATTAACTGAGAAAGAAAAAGTtgttacaaaggaaaaacaccAAACACCAACAGTTGAAGCAGTTGTAAACggagaaaataaaacaacaccTCTCAATGGTATCAATGATGTGATGTATACAAAAGCTTTTGTAGCAGAAACCAAAACACTTGTCAAGAAACCAATGTCTAAGAGGATAAATGATGGTTCTTCTGGTCACAGTCTTCCCAACTTGAAGCAGTACCCAAGAATCGAAAATGGTCCCCACATTGTAAAAATTGAATGTGAAGATTCGGAAGTTGAGTCTGATTATGAATCCATGGAAAACTCAAACGAAGTGAAGTCGTACATAAGATCGTCCGAGCACTTTGGTGGCGCACGGCAGACTGGTGGCACAGGCAAAGCAGAG ACAGTTGAAGCGCAGGGTGGGGAGTCGGAAGGAAAGGACCCAGTACTAGTGGTGCGGTTGGGAATGGCTTCCCCAAATTCCCTCGCAAAGTTGGGCACAAAAGCTGTGGAGGATCTGAATGGGGTGGCAGAGGATGTTGAG AACGTAGAGGAAAAGCTTGAGGAAGGAAAGGAAAAAGCCGAAGATGTCATACAG CAGACAGAGGAGAAGGTGGATGAAGCTGTGAAG CAGGAGGAGGCCCCAACAGAGCCTGACACTCAGG AGGAGAAGAAGGATGAGGCCCCTGCTGAAGAGCCGGAGAAGATCGAAGTGGCCGTCGAAAACCCCGCCGAGACGGACGACGCCAAGGCTGCGGCCGCGGACATCGTTGCCGACGAGAAGCCCGTTGAGAACGAGGAAAAGGCCGACGGAGTCGCAAGTCAAGAGATCTAG